Proteins encoded by one window of Cyclobacteriaceae bacterium:
- a CDS encoding transcriptional regulator, producing the protein MLAELDPLLHSQLRLGIMSILMSVESAEFTFLKEKTNSTAGNLSVQLDKLSEAGYIHIEKSFKGKKPLTTCKITKKGIKAFEEYVNALKQYIKP; encoded by the coding sequence ATGCTCGCGGAACTTGATCCCTTGTTGCATTCACAACTTCGGCTGGGTATTATGTCGATACTCATGAGTGTGGAGTCGGCTGAGTTTACGTTTCTGAAAGAGAAAACAAACTCCACCGCTGGAAACTTAAGCGTGCAATTGGATAAGCTTTCAGAAGCAGGATACATCCACATTGAAAAATCATTTAAAGGAAAAAAACCGCTTACTACCTGTAAGATCACCAAAAAAGGAATCAAGGCATTTGAAGAATATGTGAATGCATTGAAACAATACATCAAACCCTAA
- a CDS encoding alpha/beta hydrolase yields MLTSNKKIHLIIGLIVCFAALLAMTEKVNATPSFKVDKIGKGKQHMILIPGLTCPGEVWTETVARYQNKYTLHVISLPGFAGTPAIETNEYLKTMRDELIAYIKNNKLKKPILVGHSLGGFLSLWISAVEPDLVGPNFIVDALPFFPAIQDPSATVESMKPMAISMRNMMKDATPEQVKQSQQYYLSTMATAPDKLEIIGKWGIESHSPTVAQAMYEMQTTDLRQELATIKVPVTVLGAWIAYKNYGVTHESTLKNFSDQYQHVKNVSIHLTDTAKHFIMYDDPEWFFQNMDKFLDQHVK; encoded by the coding sequence ATGTTAACATCAAACAAAAAAATCCACCTGATCATCGGCCTGATTGTTTGCTTCGCAGCGCTGTTGGCGATGACTGAAAAAGTTAATGCTACTCCTTCTTTTAAAGTTGATAAAATTGGAAAAGGAAAGCAGCATATGATTCTAATTCCTGGCCTTACCTGTCCTGGAGAAGTGTGGACTGAAACGGTGGCGCGCTATCAAAACAAATACACATTGCACGTGATTTCGTTACCGGGTTTTGCAGGAACACCGGCCATTGAAACAAATGAATACCTGAAAACCATGCGCGATGAACTGATCGCGTACATCAAAAACAACAAACTAAAGAAGCCCATTTTAGTTGGGCATAGTTTAGGTGGCTTTTTAAGCTTATGGATCAGTGCTGTTGAACCCGATTTGGTTGGTCCGAATTTTATAGTCGATGCCCTCCCCTTCTTTCCGGCCATTCAAGATCCATCAGCCACCGTGGAGAGCATGAAGCCGATGGCTATCTCCATGCGCAACATGATGAAGGACGCTACGCCCGAACAGGTAAAACAAAGTCAGCAGTATTACCTGAGTACGATGGCCACTGCACCCGATAAACTTGAAATCATTGGCAAATGGGGAATTGAATCGCACTCACCTACAGTGGCACAAGCCATGTACGAAATGCAAACCACCGACTTGCGTCAGGAGCTGGCCACCATAAAAGTTCCGGTAACGGTATTGGGTGCGTGGATCGCGTACAAAAATTACGGTGTAACCCATGAAAGCACACTAAAAAATTTCTCTGATCAGTATCAACATGTAAAAAATGTGAGCATCCACCTGACGGATACCGCGAAACACTTCATCATGTATGATGACCCTGAGTGGTTTTTCCAAAACATGGACAAATTTCTTGATCAACATGTCAAATAA
- a CDS encoding 2TM domain-containing protein: MTPEEEKLYKEARKRVRRKRKFYSHVLTYLAIASFLTFINWFSSPGRWWVQWVWIGWGIGIFFHGIGLYKQNIIFSDDWEERKIKEEMEKMKRQ, encoded by the coding sequence ATGACACCCGAAGAAGAGAAATTATATAAAGAGGCGCGCAAGCGCGTAAGGCGTAAGCGGAAATTCTACAGCCATGTGCTCACGTATCTGGCCATTGCATCTTTTCTGACTTTTATCAATTGGTTTAGCAGTCCGGGCCGGTGGTGGGTACAATGGGTATGGATCGGTTGGGGCATTGGTATCTTTTTCCATGGCATTGGACTCTACAAACAAAACATCATTTTCAGTGATGACTGGGAGGAACGTAAAATCAAAGAGGAAATGGAGAAGATGAAAAGACAATGA
- a CDS encoding DUF72 domain-containing protein: MEFGKVSPEDLNQIDFTLPPDHPGTTALLKKHKKKVDTKIFVGCAKWGRPDWVGKIYPKKTKAGDFLEHYARQFNCIELNATFYRMPTRKQTSGWKSKVGDDFKFCPKFVDQITHIKRLKEVDELTDRFLEGISGFEKNLGPVFLMPHPGMGPKTLETLEAFIQSLPKDIELYTELRQKDWFANPEAFEAVFAMLERNHSGSIITDASGRRDCVHMRLTTPSAFIRFVGNGLHPTDYSRCEDWIQRMKSWADQGIETMYFFMHQHEELHSPELCRYLIPKINAQLGTNIHVPQFVE, encoded by the coding sequence ATGGAGTTTGGCAAAGTAAGTCCGGAAGATTTAAATCAAATCGATTTCACCCTCCCCCCCGATCATCCGGGAACTACTGCGTTATTGAAAAAGCATAAGAAAAAAGTTGACACAAAAATTTTTGTAGGGTGTGCCAAATGGGGCCGCCCCGATTGGGTGGGAAAAATCTATCCAAAAAAAACCAAAGCCGGAGATTTTCTGGAACACTACGCGCGACAATTCAACTGCATAGAACTGAATGCTACGTTCTACCGCATGCCAACACGCAAGCAAACCAGCGGTTGGAAAAGTAAAGTAGGTGATGATTTCAAGTTCTGTCCGAAGTTTGTCGACCAGATTACCCACATCAAACGGCTCAAAGAAGTTGATGAACTCACTGATCGCTTTTTGGAAGGCATTTCCGGTTTCGAAAAAAATCTCGGGCCCGTATTTCTTATGCCTCATCCGGGTATGGGCCCTAAAACGCTGGAGACGCTGGAAGCTTTTATTCAATCGCTTCCCAAAGACATTGAACTCTATACCGAATTAAGACAAAAAGACTGGTTCGCCAATCCGGAAGCATTCGAGGCGGTCTTCGCCATGTTGGAACGAAACCATTCAGGTTCCATTATTACAGATGCTTCCGGCCGAAGAGATTGTGTGCACATGCGCCTGACAACGCCCTCTGCTTTCATTCGCTTTGTCGGTAACGGCTTACATCCAACTGATTATTCCCGGTGCGAAGATTGGATTCAACGAATGAAAAGCTGGGCCGATCAGGGAATTGAAACCATGTACTTTTTTATGCATCAGCACGAAGAGTTGCATTCTCCTGAGCTCTGCCGGTACCTCATCCCGAAAATCAATGCGCAACTGGGAACGAACATACATGTGCCTCAGTTTGTTGAATAG
- the cysS gene encoding cysteine--tRNA ligase, whose product MSLFEKYPVSITNSLSGKKELFTPLKSPFVGLYSCGPTVYNEVHLGNLRTFTAFDVVYRYLTHLGYKVRYVRNITDAGHLTNDAGEGVDRIEESARLEQLEPMEIVQKYTFSFHEVCRIFNILPPTIEPTATGHIVEQIEMVKKILANGYAYEVNGSVYFDVRKFMEKYKYGELSGRNIDELLEGTRELDRQDEKRHSVDFAIWKAVSPNHIQRWPSPWGEGIPGWHLECSAMGTKYLGEQFDIHGGGMDLKFPHHECEIAQSVGAYGKAPVRYWMHANMLTVNGEKMSKSKGNSFLPRELFMGTHPLLAKAYSPMAVRFFMLQSHYSSTLDFSNEALQAAEKGYKKLINALSAVKKLEHPGGQGKQDQELLKLVDEAYRNMSDDFNTAKTLAVLFEMSARINDMKSGNVKLADLDAERFNKFKSAYITFMEDVLGLQEEGSQNHDVLDGVIRVMIDLRKKARTDRNYALSDKIRDDLKALGVQLMDGKDGEISYTIE is encoded by the coding sequence ATGAGTTTATTTGAAAAATACCCGGTTTCCATTACCAATTCCCTTTCGGGCAAAAAAGAACTATTCACACCGTTGAAATCACCTTTCGTAGGGCTGTACTCCTGCGGACCTACGGTATATAATGAGGTGCATCTGGGTAATCTCAGAACGTTCACCGCTTTTGATGTTGTCTATCGCTATCTGACTCATCTTGGTTACAAAGTTCGTTATGTCCGCAACATTACCGATGCCGGCCACCTGACCAACGATGCCGGTGAAGGTGTCGACCGCATTGAAGAAAGCGCCCGATTGGAACAACTGGAGCCGATGGAAATTGTGCAGAAGTATACTTTCAGTTTCCATGAAGTATGCCGGATTTTCAACATCCTTCCTCCTACTATTGAACCCACAGCAACCGGCCACATTGTAGAGCAGATTGAAATGGTGAAGAAAATTCTGGCCAATGGGTATGCCTATGAAGTAAACGGCTCTGTGTATTTCGATGTTCGGAAGTTCATGGAGAAATATAAATATGGCGAGTTAAGCGGACGCAACATTGACGAACTGCTGGAGGGTACACGCGAGTTGGATCGTCAGGATGAAAAGCGCCACTCCGTTGACTTTGCTATTTGGAAAGCTGTTTCACCTAACCACATTCAACGCTGGCCATCACCCTGGGGCGAAGGCATACCCGGCTGGCATTTGGAGTGTTCAGCGATGGGAACAAAGTATCTCGGTGAGCAATTTGATATTCACGGTGGCGGTATGGACTTAAAATTTCCACACCACGAATGTGAAATTGCACAAAGCGTTGGTGCTTACGGCAAAGCACCGGTACGCTATTGGATGCACGCCAACATGCTTACCGTAAACGGTGAAAAAATGAGTAAGTCGAAAGGCAACTCATTTTTACCACGAGAACTTTTCATGGGCACACATCCGTTGCTGGCAAAAGCTTACAGTCCGATGGCCGTACGCTTCTTCATGCTGCAATCGCATTATTCCAGCACACTTGATTTTTCAAACGAAGCGTTGCAGGCTGCTGAGAAAGGATACAAGAAACTAATCAACGCGTTGAGTGCTGTGAAGAAACTGGAGCATCCGGGTGGTCAGGGAAAACAGGATCAGGAATTATTAAAACTGGTTGATGAAGCCTACCGCAACATGAGCGATGATTTCAATACAGCAAAAACACTGGCTGTATTGTTTGAGATGTCGGCCCGGATTAATGACATGAAATCCGGAAACGTTAAACTGGCTGATCTTGATGCGGAAAGGTTCAACAAATTCAAATCAGCTTACATTACCTTCATGGAAGATGTATTGGGCCTCCAGGAAGAAGGCAGTCAGAACCATGATGTACTGGATGGTGTTATCCGGGTTATGATCGATCTCCGCAAAAAAGCCCGCACCGACAGGAACTATGCCCTCTCCGACAAGATTCGAGATGACTTGAAGGCGTTGGGTGTGCAGTTGATGGACGGGAAAGATGGGGAGATATCGTATACTATCGAATAG
- the yidD gene encoding membrane protein insertion efficiency factor YidD — protein MLKKILILPIRFYQLSISPLLGAHCRHTPSCSQYTIEAIQEWGALKGTWLGMKRIARCHPWGTSGYDPVPKKNQKTD, from the coding sequence ATGCTTAAGAAAATCCTCATCCTCCCCATCCGCTTTTACCAACTCAGTATTTCCCCGTTGCTGGGGGCACATTGCCGGCATACACCTTCATGTTCCCAATATACGATTGAGGCCATACAGGAATGGGGTGCGCTCAAGGGTACATGGCTGGGCATGAAGCGAATAGCACGCTGCCATCCGTGGGGAACCAGCGGGTATGACCCGGTTCCAAAAAAAAATCAGAAGACTGATTAA
- a CDS encoding alpha-L-fucosidase, which produces MIRYFSLVVVFILLANCSDKKLSPFGATPSESQLQWHELEYYMFIHFGPNTFTNVEWGEGNEDPKVFNPIQLDCRQWAATAKQAGMKGIIITAKHHDGFCLWPSRFSTHTVRESAWKDGEGDVLRELSDACREYGLKFGVYLSPWDRNHPDYGTPEYNLVFVNMLGEVLTNYGDVFEQWFDGANGEGPNGKKQEYDWPLFNSTVYKHQPEAIIFSDAGPGCRWVGNEKGFAGLTNWNTLNVEKVYPGYPDYHELTPGHEDGTHWVPAECDVSIRPGWFYSPDTDDQVKSLDELVEIYYGSVGRGSNLLLNVPVDRRGLIPYADSVRLMELAEVTRNSFDENLAVMAEISASSSRNNFKPENLVDDNARTYWASADSLAEIELTFKEPVTFNRIVLQEGIEFGQRVKAFAVDVWKNGRYEELDQQTTIGYKRILSFNEVTTTKVRVRILEAKAPPVLGEIKLFRVEE; this is translated from the coding sequence ATGATCAGGTATTTTTCTTTAGTGGTTGTATTCATTCTTCTGGCAAACTGTTCTGATAAGAAACTTTCGCCTTTTGGTGCCACTCCTTCTGAAAGTCAGTTGCAGTGGCATGAGCTTGAATACTACATGTTCATTCATTTTGGTCCTAATACATTTACCAATGTGGAGTGGGGAGAAGGGAATGAGGATCCGAAAGTTTTTAATCCGATACAACTGGATTGCAGGCAATGGGCAGCTACTGCGAAGCAAGCAGGTATGAAGGGTATAATCATTACTGCAAAGCATCACGATGGTTTTTGTTTGTGGCCAAGTAGATTCAGTACGCATACGGTTCGCGAAAGCGCATGGAAAGATGGAGAGGGCGATGTGCTGCGTGAACTTTCAGATGCTTGTCGCGAGTACGGTTTGAAGTTTGGGGTATATCTTTCTCCGTGGGATCGCAATCATCCCGATTACGGAACGCCTGAATACAACCTGGTCTTTGTAAACATGTTGGGCGAAGTACTTACCAATTATGGTGATGTATTTGAACAATGGTTTGATGGCGCAAATGGGGAAGGACCGAATGGCAAGAAGCAGGAGTATGATTGGCCGTTGTTTAACAGTACTGTTTATAAACATCAACCAGAGGCAATTATTTTCAGTGATGCAGGCCCGGGTTGTCGCTGGGTGGGAAATGAAAAAGGTTTTGCCGGATTAACCAATTGGAACACGCTTAATGTTGAAAAGGTATATCCGGGTTATCCCGATTACCATGAACTTACACCTGGTCATGAAGATGGAACCCATTGGGTGCCTGCCGAGTGTGATGTGTCAATCCGACCCGGTTGGTTTTACAGTCCGGATACGGATGATCAAGTAAAATCATTGGATGAACTGGTTGAAATTTATTATGGATCAGTAGGGCGCGGTTCGAATTTACTGCTGAACGTGCCGGTTGATCGAAGAGGGTTAATTCCGTACGCGGATTCGGTTAGGTTGATGGAACTGGCAGAGGTTACCCGAAATTCCTTTGACGAGAATTTGGCTGTGATGGCTGAAATCAGCGCGTCATCATCTCGTAATAATTTTAAACCAGAAAATCTTGTTGATGATAATGCCCGCACCTATTGGGCTTCAGCTGATTCATTAGCTGAAATTGAACTGACATTTAAGGAACCTGTGACGTTTAACCGGATTGTATTGCAGGAGGGAATTGAATTCGGCCAGCGGGTAAAAGCATTTGCGGTTGATGTTTGGAAGAATGGTCGTTATGAAGAACTGGATCAGCAGACCACTATCGGATATAAACGAATCCTTAGCTTCAACGAAGTAACCACAACGAAAGTCAGGGTTCGCATCCTTGAAGCTAAGGCACCACCGGTGTTAGGTGAGATAAAACTATTTCGTGTTGAGGAGTAA
- a CDS encoding GMC family oxidoreductase, with protein sequence MPFQIKENSNQYDVCIVGSGAGGGMAAYVLTQAGLKVVVLEAGPWYDPAKNVTQLKWPYESLRRGAGTTLRPFGDFDAAYGGWEMEGEPYTRVPGTQFDWFRSRMLGGRTNHWGRISLRFGPKDFKGKSHDGLGDDWPIGYDDVAPYYDKVDDLIGVFGSKEGIPNEPDGKFLPPPKPRLHELIIKEAAGKQNIPVIPSRLSILTKKINEDRGACFYCAQCNRGCTVYGDFSSSSCLIKPATKTNNLDVIVNAMVREVLTDESGKATGVSYVAKDDMQEYQIKAKVVVLAASACESARLLLNSKSKTHPNGLANSSNVVGKYLHDSTGAAIGGVLPKLFGRKRYNEDGVGGMHVYTPWWLDNKKLNFPRGYHIEYWGGMGMPGYGFGFGIQGLNGRFPDRNGNQKTGGGYGAALKDDYRYYWGANVGMAGRGEAIALETNYCEIDPNGTVDKFGIPVLRFNYKWSDHEVQQAKHMQETFQEMMHNMGAVITWGIAGPETNYGLEAPGRIIHEVGTTRMGNDPKRSVVNKFNQAHDCKNLFVVDGGPFVSQADKNPTWTILALSWRASDYIIEQFKQQNV encoded by the coding sequence ATGCCTTTTCAAATCAAAGAGAACAGTAATCAATATGATGTGTGTATTGTAGGATCAGGTGCCGGTGGCGGTATGGCTGCTTACGTACTTACGCAAGCTGGTTTAAAAGTGGTTGTACTGGAGGCTGGCCCCTGGTACGATCCTGCCAAGAATGTAACCCAACTCAAGTGGCCCTATGAATCGTTACGCAGGGGTGCTGGCACAACCCTCAGACCCTTTGGCGATTTTGATGCAGCCTATGGTGGATGGGAAATGGAAGGCGAGCCGTATACACGCGTACCCGGAACACAATTCGATTGGTTTCGCTCACGCATGTTGGGTGGAAGGACAAACCACTGGGGACGGATTTCGCTTCGCTTTGGTCCAAAAGATTTTAAAGGCAAAAGTCATGATGGTTTAGGTGATGATTGGCCCATTGGTTATGATGATGTTGCACCTTACTATGATAAAGTAGATGACCTGATCGGTGTATTCGGTAGCAAAGAAGGCATACCTAACGAACCGGATGGAAAATTCCTTCCTCCGCCAAAACCGAGGCTTCATGAACTCATCATTAAAGAAGCTGCTGGAAAACAAAACATTCCGGTTATTCCGTCTCGTCTATCTATTCTAACAAAAAAAATAAATGAAGACAGGGGGGCTTGTTTTTACTGCGCTCAATGTAATCGCGGATGCACTGTGTATGGCGATTTCTCTTCTTCATCTTGCTTGATTAAACCGGCCACAAAAACCAACAACCTTGATGTGATCGTGAATGCCATGGTACGCGAAGTGCTCACCGATGAAAGCGGAAAAGCAACAGGAGTATCATACGTGGCCAAGGACGACATGCAGGAGTACCAGATAAAAGCCAAAGTAGTTGTATTGGCGGCCAGTGCATGCGAGTCGGCCCGGTTGTTATTGAACTCGAAATCAAAAACGCACCCGAATGGGTTGGCAAACTCCAGCAACGTGGTGGGAAAATATTTACACGACTCCACCGGTGCGGCCATTGGCGGGGTACTTCCAAAACTTTTTGGTCGTAAGCGCTACAATGAAGATGGTGTGGGCGGCATGCATGTGTACACGCCTTGGTGGTTGGACAACAAGAAACTCAATTTCCCTCGAGGCTATCACATAGAATATTGGGGCGGCATGGGTATGCCCGGCTATGGATTTGGCTTTGGAATTCAGGGATTGAATGGTCGCTTTCCTGATCGCAATGGAAATCAGAAAACCGGTGGTGGTTATGGGGCAGCGCTTAAAGATGACTACCGATATTATTGGGGCGCCAATGTGGGCATGGCCGGTCGTGGTGAAGCTATTGCTTTGGAAACCAACTATTGTGAAATTGACCCGAACGGTACGGTGGATAAGTTTGGTATCCCAGTCCTGCGTTTCAACTATAAGTGGAGCGACCATGAAGTTCAACAAGCCAAACACATGCAGGAAACCTTTCAGGAGATGATGCACAACATGGGCGCTGTAATTACCTGGGGAATTGCCGGACCGGAAACCAACTACGGACTGGAGGCTCCCGGAAGAATTATTCACGAAGTAGGAACAACGCGCATGGGTAATGACCCTAAGCGTTCAGTAGTAAACAAATTCAACCAAGCCCACGATTGCAAAAATCTTTTTGTGGTAGATGGCGGGCCATTTGTTTCACAGGCAGATAAAAATCCTACATGGACAATTCTTGCCTTATCATGGAGAGCATCGGATTATATTATTGAACAGTTTAAACAACAGAATGTATGA